A single region of the Gopherus evgoodei ecotype Sinaloan lineage chromosome 3, rGopEvg1_v1.p, whole genome shotgun sequence genome encodes:
- the PPIL4 gene encoding peptidyl-prolyl cis-trans isomerase-like 4 isoform X1, whose amino-acid sequence MAVLLETTVGDLVIDLYTEERPRACQNFLKLCKIKYYNYCLIHSVQRDFIIQTGDPLGTGRGGESIFCKLYGDQARFFEAEKVPRIKHKKKGTVSMVNNGNDQHGSQFLITTGENLDYLDAVHTVFGEVTEGMDVLKKINETFVDKEFVPYQDIRINHTVILDDPFDDPSGLIIPDCSPEPTKEQLDSGRIRADEEIDDFKGKSVDEVEEIQAEKEAKTQAILLEMVGDLPDADIKPPENVLFVCKLNPVTTDEDLEIIFSRFGPIKSCEVIRDWKTGESLCYAFIEFEKEEDCEKAYFKMDNVLIDDRRIHVDFSQSVAKIKWRGKGGKYTKDDFKEYEKEHDKHCKLSLKEKVKPNQDAKYDLVLDEEIEEARASHLHSDKKHKKKKHRHSDDEEIKTTKKSKEVTDEMM is encoded by the exons ATGGCCGTGCTGCTGGAGACCACGGTGGGCGACCTGGTGATCGACCTGTACACGGAGGAGAGGCCCAGAG CTTGTCAGAATTTTCTGAAGCTTTGCAAAATCAAGTACTACAACTACTGCCTCATTCACAGTGTACAG AGGGATTTTATTATACAAACTGGTGACCCCTTGGGGACTGGCCGTGGAGGGGAATCTATCTTTTG TAAACTCTATGGTGATCAAGCTAGATTTTTTGAGGCAGAAAAAGTGCCAAGAATTAAGCACAAGAAAAAGGGAACCGTGTCAATGGTGAACAATGGCAATGATCAACATGGATCTCAG TTTCTTATTACTACAGGGGAAAACCTAGATTACCTTGATGCTGTGCACACAGTGTTTGGAGAAGTAACAGAAGGCATGGATGTATTAAAGAAAATTAACGAGACCTTCGTTGACAAGGAGTTTGTTCCTTATCAAGACATCAG GATAAATCATACAGTGATATTAGATGATCCATTTGATGACCCTTCTGGTTTGATAATACCTGACTGCTCCCCAGAGCCCACCAAGGAACAACTAGAT AGTGGCAGAATAAGAGCAGATGAAGAAATTGATGACTTCAAAGGAAAGTCTGTTGATGAAGTGGAAGAAATTCAGGCAGAGAAAGAAGCAAAAACTCAGGCCATTCTTTTGGAAATG GTGGGAGATTTACCAGATGCAGATATCAAACCACCAGAAAATGTGCTGTTTGTTTGTAAACTGAATCCTGTGACCACAGATGAAGACCTGGAGATAATATTTTCACGATTTGGGCCCATTAAAAG CTGTGAAGTAATTCGAGACTGGAAGACAGGTGAATCTCTTTGTTATGCTTTCATTGAATTTGAAAAG GAGGAAGATTGTGAGAAAGCCTACTTCAAAATGGATAATGTGCTGATAGATGACCGGAGAATACATGTGGATTTTAGCCAATCTGTTGCCAAGATTAAATGGAGAGGAAAAG GTGGGAAGTATACCAAGGATGACTTCAAAGAGTATGAAAAGGAACATGATAAACATTGCAAATTaagtttgaaggaaaaagtaaagcCAAATCAAGA CGCGAAATATGACCTTGTGCTGGATGAGGAGATAGAGGAGGCTAGAGCAAGTCACCTACACTCGGATAAAAAACACAAGAAGAAAAAGCACCGCCACTCTGACGATGAAGAGATTAAGACGACCAAAAAATCCAAG GAGGTCACAGACGAGATGATGTAA
- the PPIL4 gene encoding peptidyl-prolyl cis-trans isomerase-like 4 isoform X2: protein MAVLLETTVGDLVIDLYTEERPRACQNFLKLCKIKYYNYCLIHSVQRDFIIQTGDPLGTGRGGESIFCKLYGDQARFFEAEKVPRIKHKKKGTVSMVNNGNDQHGSQFLITTGENLDYLDAVHTVFGEVTEGMDVLKKINETFVDKEFVPYQDIRINHTVILDDPFDDPSGLIIPDCSPEPTKEQLDSGRIRADEEIDDFKGKSVDEVEEIQAEKEAKTQAILLEMVGDLPDADIKPPENVLFVCKLNPVTTDEDLEIIFSRFGPIKSCEVIRDWKTGESLCYAFIEFEKEEDCEKAYFKMDNVLIDDRRIHVDFSQSVAKIKWRGKGGKYTKDDFKEYEKEHDKHCKLSLKEKVKPNQDAKYDLVLDEEIEEARASHLHSDKKHKKKKHRHSDDEEIKTTKKSKDSEPAI from the exons ATGGCCGTGCTGCTGGAGACCACGGTGGGCGACCTGGTGATCGACCTGTACACGGAGGAGAGGCCCAGAG CTTGTCAGAATTTTCTGAAGCTTTGCAAAATCAAGTACTACAACTACTGCCTCATTCACAGTGTACAG AGGGATTTTATTATACAAACTGGTGACCCCTTGGGGACTGGCCGTGGAGGGGAATCTATCTTTTG TAAACTCTATGGTGATCAAGCTAGATTTTTTGAGGCAGAAAAAGTGCCAAGAATTAAGCACAAGAAAAAGGGAACCGTGTCAATGGTGAACAATGGCAATGATCAACATGGATCTCAG TTTCTTATTACTACAGGGGAAAACCTAGATTACCTTGATGCTGTGCACACAGTGTTTGGAGAAGTAACAGAAGGCATGGATGTATTAAAGAAAATTAACGAGACCTTCGTTGACAAGGAGTTTGTTCCTTATCAAGACATCAG GATAAATCATACAGTGATATTAGATGATCCATTTGATGACCCTTCTGGTTTGATAATACCTGACTGCTCCCCAGAGCCCACCAAGGAACAACTAGAT AGTGGCAGAATAAGAGCAGATGAAGAAATTGATGACTTCAAAGGAAAGTCTGTTGATGAAGTGGAAGAAATTCAGGCAGAGAAAGAAGCAAAAACTCAGGCCATTCTTTTGGAAATG GTGGGAGATTTACCAGATGCAGATATCAAACCACCAGAAAATGTGCTGTTTGTTTGTAAACTGAATCCTGTGACCACAGATGAAGACCTGGAGATAATATTTTCACGATTTGGGCCCATTAAAAG CTGTGAAGTAATTCGAGACTGGAAGACAGGTGAATCTCTTTGTTATGCTTTCATTGAATTTGAAAAG GAGGAAGATTGTGAGAAAGCCTACTTCAAAATGGATAATGTGCTGATAGATGACCGGAGAATACATGTGGATTTTAGCCAATCTGTTGCCAAGATTAAATGGAGAGGAAAAG GTGGGAAGTATACCAAGGATGACTTCAAAGAGTATGAAAAGGAACATGATAAACATTGCAAATTaagtttgaaggaaaaagtaaagcCAAATCAAGA CGCGAAATATGACCTTGTGCTGGATGAGGAGATAGAGGAGGCTAGAGCAAGTCACCTACACTCGGATAAAAAACACAAGAAGAAAAAGCACCGCCACTCTGACGATGAAGAGATTAAGACGACCAAAAAATCCAAG